The sequence GCGCAGAGTGGGAAGCGCTTCACCGGCACCGCGAAAAACCAGCGTCAATTGTAGGCCGCAGCGGGACCGGCCAACTTGCGCATGCAGTGCACGCAGCGCGTGGCCTGCGGGTGGATGCCGCCGCCGCACAGCGGACACGGCACGCGCGGGATGTCTTCTTCGAGGTGGCTCGACGCCCCGGCAACCTGCTCTGCAGCGTCGGGGTTCTCTTCTCTGTCTTCGCTCGGCGCAAGCGCAGGTGTGTCCTCGGCGGCAGCGTGTTCGGACGCGCCATCACCAGTGTCTGCGTGGGCCGCTGCAGCGCTCGGGTCCGCCTGCATGGGTTCATCCTGAGCAGTCGGCGGCGGTGCGTCCGGCGTGGTGGCAGGACCCGCAAACATGCCCTCGAACCCGGTCATGGTCACGACTTCGGCAGCGACGGGCTCGGTGACCGACGGTGGATCCAGGCGCGGCTTTCGAGCTCGGCGCTCGCGCGAAAGCAGGTCGAGCCGCTCATCGATGTCGATCATCGTCGGCAAGAAGCGGCTCACGACCGCATGAAACACTCCGTTGCCCCACACGATTGCGCCGAGCACGAGGACAGCCAACGCAATGAGGCTGAACCCGATGCGGTCATCCGGGCGACGCATGTTGAGTGCGACCAAAACGCCGATCGCTGAGCCGATCATCACCACGATGCCAATCGCCCTCACGATAACGCTCGCCGTCGCGAGCCTGCGGGCGTGGCGCAGTCGGTCGTCGTTGGGGTGCGGCATTTTGGGCAGCCTATCGCCCCCGAGCCGGCGCGGACAGCCGCCGCCGACAATGGCGCCGAAGGAATGGGCCTCGAGCGGGCACCTATTCGAGAGCAGGGAAGGCGCTCCGCTTTAACCGATGGAAATCATTGCAACTCCACGCGCAAAGCGGACCACGACGCAGCCTGATAGGCTGAAGATGGCCATGCGTCGGCGGAACATGCCCTGGGGGCACCTCCCCCATGCCGGCTGGTTGGCAGCGAACCTGGTCGCACCCGCTGCTGCGGCCCAAGACTGCAAACCCGCGGTACAGGTCGAAGGCGCAGAGCCCTTGGCAGGACAAGTGCGACAGCTCCTGAAGGAAAGCGCCGCGATCTCCGGAGCGAAGGCTGGCTGCGCTGCGGCCCGCGTGACCGTGACGTTGGAGGATGACCTGGTCCATGTCGTCCTGCGCAACGCCGTCGATCAGGTGCAAGAGCGACGTGTCTCCTCGGCAGCAACTGCCGCAACGCTGATCGAGTCATGGCTGACCACGAATGCGCCCGTCGTCGAGGCTCGAAGGGAGCACACAGTGGAGACGGCACATGCGGACATCAATCCCACGCCACCGGAACGGTCCGTCACTCGTGATGGCCCGACTCCGACGCAAGCGTCACCGCCCTCGAGCGCGGTGGCCCCCGCACGCGCCGGATTCATGCTGGAGTCGTCCGTCGGGAACGATGGATCCCTCTGGGGTGCAGCAACCTTGTCCGGGTGCATTCGCCTCGGTCCCGTTTGCGCGGGCGGCCTGATTCGCGGTGCCGAGGATACTCGTGTCAATGGCGACGCTCCCCGCTACGACTCCGAGCGGCTCTCGGCGGACGTGCTGCTCACGGTGGCGCTGCCGCTGTCGGAAGAGGGCATCGTGGTATCGCCAGGCATCGGTGCGGGTCTCGACTGGGTCTACATCCAGAGTCGCTTGCCCAGCCGCACCGAACCGGGTGCGGTCGTGGATGACGATACGGGCAGCCCCGCCGTGGAGGCCTTTCTCAACGTCATGCTACCCATCGCGCAGGGGCTTGCGTTCGACGGGCGTCTGGCACTGCAGGCCGCCCCGCTGACTCACACGGAAGCCTTCTTGGATGAGGGCGTCACGGTCTCAGGCGCACCCTGGGCGCGCGCGATGGTGGGCTTTGGACTCAGCTACGGTGCACCATGAAGCTGGCCAAAGTCCTGCCGCTACGCCGCGTGCGGGGCACCTCGGAGGCGATGACCGACGAAGCGCTGATTGCGGCGTGCGCCGTGGGCGACGCGGCGGCCTTGGGCGCTCTGTTCGACCGTCATCACACCGCAGTCTACCGCTTTCTAGCCCGCAGCACGGGCTTGCGCGCTCACGAACTCGATGACGTCGTGCAAGGTACCTTCACCGAGGTGATTCGTGCCGCCAGGGGCTTTCGCGGCACTGCCTCCGCGCGTTCGTGGCTGTTCGGCATCGCCCTCAACGTCGGGCGTCACTACGTGCGGGGAGAGACTCGTCGTCGCGCCACACTGGCCAGCGTCGCCGAGCGCAACGACTCGACCCAAGCCGATCCGTTGGAACGCGCAGAACGCCAGCAGCAACTTCGTCGACTTCAACGCGCGCTGGATCAGCTCAGTGCCGAACAGCGCGAGGCGTTCGTGATGTGCGAGCTGGAGCAGGTTCGCGGGGTCGAGGCGGCGCAGGCCCTGGGCGTTCGCGAAGGCACGCTGTATCGGCGTCTGCACGAGGCCCGCAAGCTGCTGCGACGCGCACTGGAGGGCCCCGGCGATGAGTAGGGAGCTGGGATGTGCCGAGGCACGAGATATCCTGCGCCTGGCGACGCATGAGCTGAACGACGACCAGCGCGCTCACCTCGAGCACTGCGCCCGCTGCCGCGAGGCCCACGAAGCGAACCGGTCGCTGACGGAACTGGGTCGAGAGCTCGAGTGGGACGAACCCGATCCCGAAAGGGTGGAGCAACTGCGCACGCGTTTACTCGCGAGGGTTCCCCAGACCGCAGCGCCCGCACCCGCACGGAGCTCTCGCCGTGGTGCGTTCATGCTGGCAGCAGCGCTGGCCGCAAGCGTCGCCCTTTGGTTCTTCTGGCGCGCGGGTACGCCTGCGCTGCATGCCGTGCACGTGACACTCCACCCGGGCACTGGTGCGGTGTTCGAAGACAGCGGCGCCCATGCAGACCGCGTGGTGCATCTGAAGGATGGGTCTCTGCTGACGGTCGTGGAAAAGCTCGAACCAGGCCAACGCATGCGCGTCGTCACCGAGGACGCCGAAGTAGAGGTGCGAGGAACTTCCTTCGACGTCACGGCGGAACACGACCGGCTGACCCGTGTATGGGTGCTTCACGGCATCGTGGAAGTGCGCGTACGCGGTCGCGCGCCGATTCGCCTCGGCCAGGGTGAACGTTGGAGTCTGGAGGCGGAGACCGCCGCGAACGCTGGCGTGGCTGCCACTGCTAGCGTGGCCGCGAAGAACGCTGACGCTCCGGCCCTCGCGTCGCCAGGCCCTGCTGGCGTGTCCTCGGGCGCCGCTGGCGCTGCACGGACCTCGGCTGGTGCGTCGCCGCCAGCAACAGCGATCGCCGCAACGCCCGCCCCCCACGCGAGCGAGGCGACGGGTCCCGCCGCTCCGGCCAATAGCGACGACCCGGCCGAAGCCGCGTTCCGCAAAGGATGGTCGGCGCTCAAAGCTGGCGACAGTGCAGCGGCCGCGCGCGCGTTCGCCGCAGCGGGGAGCGACAAGGGCAGCTCCGTGCAAGAAGACGCCAGCTTTTGGCAGGCGGTCGCGCTATCGCGAAGTGAGCAGAAGTCCGCAGCGATTGCAGCCTTCCGCAAGTTCCTCACCGACTACCCCAGCTCTCCGCGACGCGGGGAGGCCTCTGCACTCCTCGGCCAGTTGCTGCTGCAGAGCGGTGAGACCGCCGCGGCACGCGAGCGGTTCCTCGACGCGCAGAAGGACCCACGACCGGAAGTGAAGCGAGCGGGGGAAGTCGGTGCGGCAGAGAGTCAATCCACCAAGCGGTGACACCGCGCTTCGAGCCAGAGTCATTTGCAGATCGGCTTGCTTCAGTCGCAATTCAAACTCGCCTCGAAGTCCTGGCTGCGGAACACCAGCCACGTGACTTCAGGCGCTGTTCGCAATAGATCGTAGCTGACAGTCGGAATCGTGCGCAGCGTCAAGGTCGCCGCCTCACCCCAGCCCGTAGACCACTCGTCGATCTGCCACTCTGTATACGCGTCCCCGCCGGGATAGATGGAGTCCTCGAAATCCTGGACCGCGGCCTTGGTGAAGCTGGGCAGACCACTGCCGAGGTTCGCGAAAGTCGTCGTTCCCGTCACAGACTTCTTCTGCCAGCTGCTCGAAACCAAGCTCATTGCCGCGGACACACATCGAAGCTCCGGCTCGGTGCCTGCGCCCGAAGGGCAGTACCATTCGGCCACAGGATCCTGGTCATGGGAGTACTGCATGACCGGCCGATCCTGGGCGTCGAACACGAACGAGACATCGTTGTCTTCCCCGTCGAGGCTCACTCGGACGATGGAGCCCCAGTGCCCGTGCACGGACAGCTCCGCCGTGTACTCGACGTTGTCTGGCAGAGTGTAGAAATCGCGCATCATCGAGTCGTAGCGACGAACAGCTCTTGCCACCACGTTGCCCTGATTGCACGCGGTCGCCTTGGTGACCACGGCAGTCTGTTTGATCTGCGGGGGAGTCGTCACCACTTGACGCAGCGCGTGTCCGCACGCGCGGGAATAGCGTCCGGTGGGTACGAGTTCGGGTTCCGCGCCACAAGTTGGTGCCGGCGCGCACCCTAGTCCGTCACAGCTGCCCTCGAGCGCGAAGTCGCCACGAAGAGCCTTCTTGCGCCCTTTGATGATCAACCGGTATTCGCCTTTGTCGAACTCGCCAGCGAGCCTGGACCAGACCTTTCCGCCGTAGTCGTCGTTCTTTGCGATGTACTTTCCCCACGAAGTTGCGCCGTGCGGACGTCGGTAGAGATACAACACGGTGTCCAGACTCGGCGCCGTTCCCGCAGCATCCGTGCGGAGTTCCACCTTCGCTGCATCGGTCAGGCGAAAACTCCATGCTTGATAGCGCTCGTCGTCCGAGATTCGACTCGCGGTCTTCGCACCAAAGTTGAATGCGCCGTTGTCAGTGGGTTTCGTGAACGAATCGAACTTGCCGTCCAGAGGCGTGTCGTCTTCGGCGCCTTCCTTCGCCATGGCGTCCGCGTCGGGGGCAGAGCCGCATCCGGTCCACCCAAACGAGAAGAGTGCAGTGATGATGAAGGCGATACCGCGCTGTCGTCGTGTCATGATGCGGCTAGGTGCAGATGCCATGCCATGCCGAAACAGGCGCACCAAGCACACGTGCGCATACCTCTGATGGTGTGCTGCACTAGACCGCGGTCAGTCGCCGCATACCACTCGCGATTGCAGCAGCTGCAACTGGCAGCTCGGGGTCTACGGCGGGCGCGGCCACTTCCAAGTTCAGCGCGGCGCTCGGTCGTTGGGGAACACCTCTAGCTCGCAGACGCCGTCGTCTTCGTAGCGCACGAGTTTGGGGAACAGGCCGAGGTAGACATAGTCAGCGAGCGTCGCCCAACCGGGCTTGGCATCCGCGAAACGGTCCTGCGTCTCGATGTCGCCCAGGGACACGCGCGCTAGCTCGTCCAAGGTGACTTCACCATCTTGGTCCGCGTCGGCAGCTGCAAAGTGCTCGAAACCGAG comes from Polyangiaceae bacterium and encodes:
- a CDS encoding RNA polymerase sigma factor; this translates as MKLAKVLPLRRVRGTSEAMTDEALIAACAVGDAAALGALFDRHHTAVYRFLARSTGLRAHELDDVVQGTFTEVIRAARGFRGTASARSWLFGIALNVGRHYVRGETRRRATLASVAERNDSTQADPLERAERQQQLRRLQRALDQLSAEQREAFVMCELEQVRGVEAAQALGVREGTLYRRLHEARKLLRRALEGPGDE
- a CDS encoding tetratricopeptide repeat protein, whose product is MSRELGCAEARDILRLATHELNDDQRAHLEHCARCREAHEANRSLTELGRELEWDEPDPERVEQLRTRLLARVPQTAAPAPARSSRRGAFMLAAALAASVALWFFWRAGTPALHAVHVTLHPGTGAVFEDSGAHADRVVHLKDGSLLTVVEKLEPGQRMRVVTEDAEVEVRGTSFDVTAEHDRLTRVWVLHGIVEVRVRGRAPIRLGQGERWSLEAETAANAGVAATASVAAKNADAPALASPGPAGVSSGAAGAARTSAGASPPATAIAATPAPHASEATGPAAPANSDDPAEAAFRKGWSALKAGDSAAAARAFAAAGSDKGSSVQEDASFWQAVALSRSEQKSAAIAAFRKFLTDYPSSPRRGEASALLGQLLLQSGETAAARERFLDAQKDPRPEVKRAGEVGAAESQSTKR